In Candidatus Binatia bacterium, one genomic interval encodes:
- the hflK gene encoding FtsH protease activity modulator HflK: MSDGFGNGAHHPNEDDPLRELREVVDKFRKKFGGGGSGGGGRNLSPWPILAVAAVLYMASGIFIIGPDERGIVLRFGEAVREVGPGPGWHLPWPMEEVLKPSVTQIRKEEFGFRTVDVGPPARYRQVEPESLMLTGDGNIIKLEFIVQYRVKPEPDAATDFLFNVRDPRATLRVASEAAMRQVVGSNKIDDALTDERQRIQTEAQEAMQLILDSYKSGIQIVTVQLQDVAPPDEVSDAFKDVISAEQDKERMINEARGYSNDVLPKARGQAARLINQADGYRQAKIERATGESERFNALFEEYSKARTITRTRLYLEAMEEILPNVDKVLIDGSAGNVVPYLPLDRLPKAAAAAPTGDQ; this comes from the coding sequence GCTTCGGGAATGGCGCCCATCATCCCAACGAAGACGATCCTCTGCGCGAGTTGCGCGAGGTCGTCGACAAGTTCCGCAAGAAGTTCGGCGGAGGCGGTAGCGGAGGTGGGGGGCGAAACCTCTCGCCGTGGCCGATCCTCGCCGTGGCGGCCGTTCTCTACATGGCGAGCGGGATCTTCATCATCGGTCCCGACGAGCGTGGAATCGTGCTGCGCTTCGGCGAGGCCGTCCGTGAGGTCGGCCCGGGGCCGGGCTGGCATCTCCCCTGGCCGATGGAAGAGGTGCTGAAGCCGTCCGTCACGCAGATCCGGAAGGAAGAGTTCGGATTCCGGACCGTCGACGTCGGTCCGCCCGCACGGTACCGGCAGGTCGAGCCGGAGTCGTTGATGCTCACCGGCGACGGCAACATCATCAAGCTCGAGTTCATCGTGCAGTACCGAGTGAAGCCGGAGCCCGATGCCGCGACGGATTTCCTGTTCAACGTTCGTGATCCGCGCGCGACACTCCGCGTAGCTTCGGAAGCGGCGATGCGTCAGGTGGTCGGCAGCAACAAGATCGACGACGCGCTCACCGATGAGCGTCAGCGCATCCAGACCGAAGCCCAGGAAGCGATGCAGTTGATCTTGGACAGCTACAAGAGCGGCATTCAGATCGTGACGGTGCAGCTGCAGGACGTCGCACCGCCGGACGAGGTCTCCGACGCCTTCAAGGACGTCATCAGCGCCGAGCAGGACAAGGAGCGGATGATCAACGAGGCGCGCGGCTACTCCAATGACGTCTTGCCGAAGGCGCGCGGTCAGGCGGCTCGCTTGATCAACCAGGCGGACGGTTATCGGCAGGCGAAGATCGAACGAGCCACCGGTGAGTCGGAGCGCTTCAACGCGTTGTTCGAGGAATACTCGAAGGCGAGGACCATCACGCGCACGCGGCTCTACCTGGAGGCGATGGAAGAAATCCTCCCGAACGTCGACAAGGTTCTCATCGACGGATCGGCCGGCAATGTCGTGCCGTACCTGCCGCTCGATCGACTGCCCAAGGCCGCGGCCGCGGCACCGACGGGAGACCAGTGA
- a CDS encoding glycosyltransferase: MKPEPSEAQTTPPAPAGIRRLYKTAEDAIGPLLPRGLRDVWRRMIGRPPLPVRAEAPTAATPLPAAPKTFDVVCFPIIAWSFRFQRPQQLMRELGRQGHRVFWVDPDSIKDGIGGHVRGELAANVFDVGLRGEAPRDPFRDSLRDPDLDELMLQLRALQRDAGLASVIAIVQLPFWAPLARRAQDELGWTIVYDCMDDHAAFSTNDDQMLAGEDWLMRKGALVVTTSRRLRARAESKARRVVSIPNACDYDHFARAAQSLPKPAALDGIPKPIVGYIGAISEWFDFDLLRHAIGAHPEWNFVLVGSTWGAGPHEDLQRAANVHFLGEQPYVDLPPLLSAFDVACIPFQLTPLIEATDPVKLYEYQAARKPVVASRLLELEAHAERVALVDTPEQFTDAIEAQLAADGPQQRQKRAAFAEENTWANRAAVLEAALEATFAPVSICIVTWNNLPLTRACLDSVLADRSWPNVEVIVVDNASSDETPAYLCALAERDSRVRIELNDDNRGFAAANNQAIEISSGRWVVLLNNDTAVPRGWLSGLIRVLEDDPTIGLIGPVTDGVWNEARVDGVTVRADQVDTFAAQWAREHTGRVYPIGMLAMYCVAAPRAVVEQVGALDERFGIGMFEDDDYAHRVRRAGFRLACAEEVFVHHAGQASFDKLSRKNALWEENRAKFEEKWGAAWRPPGLGTRTRVLAHREELARHLEPYDGRTPVVLLSGTDGVDPEAAAIAEGLGAQGHPVLDVRLPGTNEEERGIQSTGSRLVSTLPLEAFDELPGAIVLPSASRTFDLAYFRRARVVYVDEPEASYEARQDLLGQAEIVVGEGATEATRVPRGETSRVLALLGTTAG, translated from the coding sequence ATGAAGCCGGAGCCGTCCGAGGCGCAAACGACGCCCCCAGCCCCCGCTGGCATCCGCCGTCTGTACAAGACGGCCGAGGACGCGATCGGCCCACTTCTCCCACGAGGCCTGCGCGACGTCTGGCGCCGGATGATCGGTCGGCCGCCTCTGCCCGTGCGAGCCGAGGCGCCCACAGCCGCAACACCACTGCCGGCGGCACCCAAGACCTTCGATGTCGTCTGCTTCCCGATCATCGCGTGGTCCTTCCGGTTCCAACGTCCGCAGCAGCTCATGCGCGAGCTCGGCCGACAGGGCCACCGGGTCTTCTGGGTCGATCCCGACTCGATCAAGGACGGAATCGGCGGACACGTTCGGGGCGAGCTCGCAGCGAACGTCTTCGACGTCGGACTCCGCGGTGAGGCACCCCGAGACCCGTTCCGCGACAGCCTGCGCGACCCCGATCTCGACGAACTGATGCTACAGCTCCGGGCGCTCCAACGGGACGCGGGGCTCGCTTCCGTGATCGCGATCGTGCAGCTCCCCTTCTGGGCACCCCTCGCGCGCCGCGCACAGGACGAGCTCGGCTGGACCATCGTCTACGACTGCATGGACGACCACGCCGCATTCTCGACGAACGACGACCAGATGCTCGCCGGCGAGGATTGGCTGATGCGCAAGGGCGCTCTGGTCGTCACCACCTCCCGCCGCTTGCGGGCACGAGCCGAGTCCAAGGCACGTCGTGTCGTGTCGATCCCGAACGCGTGCGACTACGACCACTTTGCCCGCGCCGCGCAAAGTCTCCCGAAGCCTGCTGCCCTCGACGGAATTCCGAAGCCCATCGTCGGGTACATCGGCGCGATCTCCGAGTGGTTCGACTTCGATCTCCTGCGGCACGCCATCGGGGCCCACCCCGAATGGAATTTCGTGTTGGTGGGCTCGACCTGGGGCGCGGGCCCGCACGAGGATCTCCAGCGGGCCGCTAACGTGCACTTCCTCGGCGAGCAGCCGTACGTCGACCTTCCGCCCCTCCTCTCCGCGTTCGACGTGGCCTGCATCCCGTTCCAGCTGACTCCGCTCATCGAAGCCACCGACCCGGTGAAGCTGTACGAGTACCAAGCTGCGAGGAAACCGGTCGTCGCGAGCCGACTCCTCGAACTCGAAGCGCACGCTGAGCGCGTCGCCCTCGTCGACACGCCCGAGCAGTTCACCGATGCGATCGAAGCGCAGCTCGCCGCCGACGGGCCGCAGCAGCGCCAGAAACGCGCGGCGTTCGCCGAAGAGAACACCTGGGCGAATCGCGCTGCAGTTCTCGAGGCCGCTCTCGAAGCCACTTTCGCGCCGGTGAGCATCTGCATCGTGACGTGGAACAATCTACCCCTCACGCGTGCGTGTCTCGATTCGGTTCTCGCCGACCGTTCCTGGCCGAACGTCGAAGTCATCGTGGTCGACAACGCGTCGAGCGACGAGACCCCTGCCTACCTCTGCGCACTCGCCGAGCGTGACTCTCGCGTACGCATCGAGCTGAACGACGACAACCGCGGTTTCGCGGCCGCCAACAACCAGGCGATCGAGATCTCGTCCGGCCGCTGGGTCGTGCTCCTGAACAACGACACCGCCGTGCCGCGAGGCTGGCTGTCCGGCCTGATCCGCGTCCTCGAAGACGACCCCACGATCGGTCTCATCGGGCCCGTCACCGACGGAGTGTGGAATGAGGCGCGCGTCGATGGCGTGACCGTGAGGGCCGATCAGGTGGACACGTTCGCCGCACAGTGGGCGCGCGAGCATACGGGCCGCGTCTATCCGATCGGGATGTTGGCGATGTACTGCGTGGCGGCCCCGCGAGCCGTCGTCGAGCAGGTCGGAGCTCTCGACGAACGCTTCGGAATCGGCATGTTCGAAGATGACGACTACGCGCACCGCGTGCGACGGGCCGGGTTCCGGCTCGCGTGCGCGGAAGAGGTCTTTGTCCACCACGCCGGCCAAGCCAGCTTCGACAAGCTCTCACGCAAGAACGCGCTCTGGGAGGAGAACCGGGCCAAGTTTGAAGAGAAGTGGGGCGCGGCGTGGCGCCCACCCGGCCTCGGAACCCGCACGCGCGTCCTCGCCCACCGCGAAGAGCTCGCACGGCATCTCGAGCCGTACGACGGCCGGACACCGGTCGTTCTTCTTTCCGGGACCGACGGGGTGGACCCCGAGGCCGCCGCGATCGCCGAAGGGCTCGGCGCGCAAGGTCATCCGGTCCTCGACGTACGCCTTCCCGGGACGAACGAGGAGGAGCGCGGGATTCAGTCCACAGGCAGTCGGCTCGTGAGCACACTCCCGCTCGAAGCGTTCGATGAGCTTCCCGGCGCGATCGTTCTCCCGAGCGCGTCCCGCACGTTCGACCTCGCCTACTTCAGACGTGCACGTGTCGTCTACGTGGACGAGCCGGAAGCCTCGTACGAGGCCCGACAGGACCTCCTCGGCCAGGCCGAGATCGTCGTCGGCGAGGGAGCGACGGAGGCTACGCGGGTCCCGCGCGGCGAGACCTCACGCGTCCTCGCCCTCCTGGGCACCACTGCCGGCTGA
- a CDS encoding glycosyltransferase, giving the protein MASGDWQDRIGIVVPSSSTDGGAADEAALRATLQSLRDQTHSEMDVVVVQPTALPLPVEDERVRSLTCAASGTAERLSVGARALRTKWIRFLPAGDRLAPGCLAAEFEAVADSDVAAVFSAVEHVDEAGAVSTEARPDDAPLSPGRHAAGSLLPDLVGRHPWPLGSALLDREVFLELGGFDSSFVARPEYELWLRLVQGQSVLVLPAPGLRRLQASARAIDASVDGAEHARALLRTLRGDPLEAAVTALGGAERDSPAQGIARAELARRLLQTERAELRPLAGRLVGEARAAGAYFPGDAPFEVLGLHMPELVRAEGWFAPPPAPPAVDEELHSPPPGAFPAPICVALGTASDLGMELAKAGAAAAEALEQRGVRLILLHARGPRGDAPPAADLPVEILRHDGSNAELEAALARNQVALLIADPSHPAVDVAVALGVPTWSGWPEGDDSERQVAEDVIRAAASHAAELRRDAFSKHRAVARSADTGVAEDAALRTLVGALGDAGAAVRSQVDSESLVERLSDARRAADSAGRRARDGGALAERALDKLRIGRRLRSTLQRNGASSSETVAPVVSLDDAGAQRFLGSVTSEAEARLWVLYTTDPYSETQGQRSTWLAREILARGDFVVFFYWRWELSEAIAAAPHDRLLPVPIDQFFRLQRPLMDLAAPGLEKIFLMEFPDAYLFEQIDLANAHGFTTVYDCVDDWEEFARVGQAHWYDPGVERHLAQNADLVVATHPVLAARLEAMGRRGNSVPVLPNGVAVESFAGAEPRSRTGEPVIGYFGHLTPAWFDWDLVRDTARAHPEWRFEIIGHGAPDDLDLPANVDVPGPVPHEALEERTRSWHVGIVPFLPGPLTQAVDPIKLYEYLALGLPSVVVDMPHLAGVPSVEVCNRADFAPALSRALSSKPDVDAVAAFVEVSRWSERVNALCDALASADSSDLLKAL; this is encoded by the coding sequence ATGGCGAGCGGGGATTGGCAGGATCGGATCGGGATCGTCGTGCCCTCTTCGTCGACGGACGGGGGGGCCGCGGACGAGGCCGCGCTGCGCGCGACGTTGCAGAGCCTGCGGGATCAGACGCACTCCGAAATGGATGTCGTGGTGGTGCAGCCCACCGCGCTCCCCCTGCCGGTCGAGGACGAGCGCGTCCGCTCGTTGACGTGCGCCGCGTCGGGAACCGCCGAACGTCTCTCGGTCGGTGCGCGGGCCCTCCGGACGAAGTGGATCCGCTTCCTTCCGGCCGGCGATCGCCTCGCACCGGGGTGTCTCGCGGCGGAGTTTGAGGCGGTGGCCGACTCCGACGTTGCGGCCGTGTTCTCCGCCGTCGAGCACGTCGATGAGGCGGGGGCCGTGTCGACCGAGGCGCGTCCGGACGACGCACCACTCTCGCCGGGGCGGCACGCAGCGGGCTCGCTTCTTCCGGATCTCGTCGGCCGCCATCCCTGGCCGCTTGGGAGTGCACTCCTCGATCGCGAGGTGTTCCTCGAACTCGGCGGTTTCGATTCGTCGTTCGTCGCCCGCCCGGAATACGAGCTGTGGCTCCGCCTGGTGCAGGGTCAATCCGTCTTAGTGCTCCCGGCGCCGGGCCTTCGACGCCTGCAGGCCTCCGCCCGTGCGATCGACGCCTCGGTCGACGGTGCCGAGCACGCGCGGGCGCTTCTGCGGACGCTCCGCGGTGATCCGCTCGAAGCCGCCGTGACCGCACTCGGCGGGGCAGAGCGCGACTCGCCCGCGCAGGGGATCGCGCGCGCGGAACTCGCTCGCCGCCTGCTGCAAACGGAGCGGGCGGAGCTTCGCCCTCTGGCGGGCCGGCTCGTGGGTGAGGCGCGGGCGGCCGGAGCGTACTTCCCGGGCGACGCGCCGTTCGAGGTTCTCGGTCTTCACATGCCGGAGCTGGTTCGAGCGGAGGGCTGGTTCGCACCACCGCCGGCCCCTCCTGCGGTGGACGAGGAACTCCACAGCCCGCCGCCGGGAGCATTTCCCGCGCCGATCTGCGTCGCGCTCGGCACCGCAAGCGATCTCGGTATGGAGCTCGCAAAGGCTGGAGCGGCGGCTGCAGAGGCGCTGGAGCAGCGGGGCGTGCGGTTGATCCTGTTGCACGCCCGGGGCCCGCGGGGCGATGCGCCACCTGCCGCGGATCTTCCCGTCGAAATCCTGCGACACGACGGCTCGAACGCCGAACTGGAAGCGGCCCTGGCTCGGAATCAGGTCGCGCTCCTCATCGCGGATCCGTCTCATCCGGCGGTCGATGTGGCGGTCGCCCTCGGTGTGCCGACGTGGTCGGGTTGGCCCGAGGGGGATGACTCGGAACGTCAGGTGGCGGAGGACGTCATTCGCGCCGCCGCTTCCCATGCCGCGGAGCTTCGGCGCGACGCGTTCTCGAAGCACCGAGCCGTCGCTCGGTCGGCGGACACTGGTGTCGCCGAAGACGCGGCCCTCCGCACTCTCGTCGGTGCCCTCGGGGACGCGGGGGCCGCGGTGCGATCCCAGGTCGACAGCGAGAGCCTCGTCGAGCGTCTCTCCGACGCGCGCCGCGCGGCGGACTCGGCAGGGCGACGCGCGCGCGATGGCGGGGCCCTCGCGGAGAGGGCTCTCGATAAGCTCCGGATCGGGCGGCGACTTCGCTCGACGCTGCAGAGAAACGGCGCATCGTCTTCGGAGACGGTCGCGCCTGTCGTTTCGCTCGATGATGCGGGGGCGCAGCGCTTCCTTGGGTCGGTGACTTCGGAAGCCGAGGCCCGCCTCTGGGTCCTCTACACGACGGACCCGTATTCGGAGACGCAGGGCCAGCGCTCCACCTGGCTCGCACGGGAGATCCTCGCGCGCGGAGACTTCGTGGTCTTCTTCTACTGGCGTTGGGAGCTTTCGGAGGCCATCGCGGCGGCGCCCCACGACCGGCTGCTTCCGGTTCCCATCGATCAGTTCTTCCGCTTGCAGCGTCCGCTGATGGATCTCGCTGCGCCCGGGCTCGAGAAGATCTTCTTGATGGAATTCCCCGACGCCTATCTCTTCGAACAGATCGATCTCGCAAACGCTCACGGCTTCACGACGGTCTATGACTGCGTCGACGATTGGGAAGAGTTCGCCCGGGTCGGTCAGGCGCACTGGTACGACCCGGGAGTCGAGCGTCATCTGGCACAGAACGCGGACCTCGTCGTCGCCACGCACCCGGTCCTCGCAGCGCGGCTGGAAGCCATGGGTCGTCGCGGAAACTCCGTTCCCGTGTTGCCCAACGGTGTCGCGGTCGAGTCGTTCGCGGGTGCGGAGCCCCGGTCCCGAACCGGTGAGCCGGTGATCGGCTACTTCGGCCATCTGACGCCCGCGTGGTTCGATTGGGATCTGGTCCGGGACACCGCGCGCGCCCATCCGGAGTGGCGTTTCGAGATCATCGGGCACGGCGCACCCGACGACCTCGACCTGCCTGCGAACGTGGACGTTCCGGGACCCGTGCCGCACGAGGCACTCGAGGAGAGAACGCGCTCCTGGCACGTCGGGATCGTGCCGTTTCTTCCCGGACCGCTCACGCAGGCGGTGGACCCGATCAAGCTCTACGAATACCTGGCGCTCGGGCTGCCGTCGGTCGTGGTCGACATGCCGCATCTCGCCGGTGTGCCGTCCGTCGAAGTCTGCAATCGCGCGGATTTCGCCCCGGCTCTCTCGCGGGCGCTTTCCTCGAAGCCCGATGTGGATGCTGTCGCCGCTTTCGTCGAGGTGAGTCGATGGAGCGAGCGCGTGAACGCGCTGTGCGACGCGCTCGCGAGTGCGGACTCGTCGGATCTCTTGAAGGCGCTCTGA
- the hflC gene encoding protease modulator HflC — MDRRWIGIFAVLGSVIGVWSLATFTVPQWEQAVVLQLGEPVRTVRDPGLYFKLPFIQSVIYFDKRLLDYDAAPKELLTRDKQQLVVDNYTRWRIVDPLQFYRAVRNEAGAQSRLDDIVYSNLRENFGRQTLNEIVSAKRAALMSEITSKSDLSSRDYGIEVIDVRIKRADLPEKNELNVFSRMRTERERLAKKFRAEGDEESRKIRSQSDKQVQVLTAEAQKEADILRGQGDAEAVRIFAEAFGRDEEFYEFTRTLEAYRRTLPGTTTVVLSPDSEFFKLLNQGSQPESPPQ; from the coding sequence ATGGATCGCAGGTGGATAGGAATCTTTGCCGTACTTGGCTCCGTGATCGGCGTGTGGAGTCTCGCGACGTTCACGGTGCCGCAGTGGGAGCAGGCGGTCGTGTTGCAGTTGGGCGAGCCGGTCCGCACGGTGCGAGACCCGGGGCTCTACTTCAAGCTCCCGTTCATCCAGAGCGTCATCTACTTCGACAAACGTCTCCTCGATTACGATGCGGCGCCCAAGGAACTGCTCACGCGAGACAAGCAGCAGCTCGTCGTCGACAACTACACGCGTTGGCGGATCGTCGATCCGCTCCAGTTCTATCGCGCGGTTCGCAATGAGGCCGGCGCACAGTCCCGTCTCGACGACATCGTCTACTCGAACCTACGTGAGAACTTCGGCCGTCAGACGTTGAACGAGATCGTCAGTGCGAAGCGGGCTGCGCTGATGTCGGAGATCACCTCCAAGAGCGACCTGAGTTCGCGCGACTACGGAATCGAAGTGATCGATGTCCGGATCAAGCGCGCCGATCTCCCCGAGAAGAACGAGCTGAACGTCTTCAGCCGGATGCGCACGGAACGTGAGCGGCTGGCGAAGAAGTTCCGTGCGGAAGGTGATGAGGAGTCGCGCAAGATTCGCTCGCAATCGGACAAGCAGGTCCAGGTGCTCACCGCCGAAGCGCAGAAAGAGGCTGACATCCTGCGTGGTCAGGGAGATGCCGAGGCCGTTCGGATCTTCGCGGAGGCGTTCGGCCGGGATGAAGAGTTCTACGAGTTCACCCGGACGCTCGAGGCGTATCGCCGCACTCTGCCGGGCACCACCACGGTCGTGCTCTCGCCCGACAGCGAGTTCTTCAAACTGCTGAACCAGGGGTCGCAGCCGGAGTCGCCACCGCAGTGA
- a CDS encoding DnaJ domain-containing protein, translating to MNRLALGVVVAVGVLLYVRSPIDLIPDRAGAVGLLDDLLAMGVAVWWFWKRLPTIQSGGGGGSSSSARSDGGGTTAGRFDPHEVLGISRSASQGEIRQAYHDQLRQYHPDKVDDLGEELQKLAHGRTLDIRRAYDELKRG from the coding sequence GTGAACAGGCTCGCGCTCGGGGTCGTCGTGGCGGTAGGGGTTCTGCTCTACGTCCGATCCCCGATCGACCTCATCCCCGATCGGGCTGGGGCCGTGGGGCTCCTCGACGATCTGCTCGCGATGGGGGTCGCCGTGTGGTGGTTCTGGAAACGCCTGCCGACGATTCAGAGCGGCGGGGGCGGGGGGTCGTCCTCTTCTGCACGGAGTGACGGCGGCGGGACGACGGCGGGGCGGTTCGATCCGCACGAAGTGCTCGGCATCTCGCGCAGCGCCTCGCAAGGCGAGATCCGCCAAGCGTACCACGACCAGCTTCGCCAGTATCACCCCGACAAGGTCGACGATCTCGGTGAAGAGCTGCAGAAGCTCGCGCATGGCCGCACGCTCGACATCCGTCGGGCCTACGATGAGCTGAAGCGAGGATAG
- a CDS encoding glycosyltransferase family 4 protein has translation MKILFVYQICSFGGVETVLRNRAVGLRRLGHEPRIVLLEDLGGQAVFAGLEDVEIAPGEARLRDLLEDEALDVVATIDTPSVAPLIARSRFRGRTVAEVHSNNFANMGYLGEVASSGADLLLFPSAYEAELVRREYPAVAAAALPSVVVPNPVDTKLFRFTLPDRPALAPMIGWVGRLEDQKNWRHFLEVAGAVARRRPQTEFVVVGGLAAPEVVKREFRERVASLDLMGRLRWIPSLAYGRMPALYSALAASGGALVPTSSFEPFGMTVLEAQACRCPVVASRTGGLAELVVEGATGLGFEVDDTDGASRQVLRVLDDAGLRAAVINGASDAINARFAAEPVARAYVEAVSAGSGAQEGEDA, from the coding sequence GTGAAGATCCTCTTCGTCTACCAGATCTGCTCCTTCGGGGGGGTGGAGACCGTGTTGCGCAACCGAGCCGTCGGGCTTCGCCGGCTCGGTCATGAGCCGCGGATCGTTCTCTTGGAAGATCTCGGCGGGCAGGCAGTTTTTGCCGGTCTCGAAGACGTCGAGATCGCACCGGGCGAAGCGCGTCTGCGCGACCTGCTCGAAGACGAGGCCCTCGACGTCGTCGCGACGATCGACACGCCGAGCGTGGCTCCGCTGATCGCACGGAGTCGCTTTCGCGGGCGCACCGTTGCGGAAGTGCACTCCAACAATTTCGCGAACATGGGTTACCTCGGAGAGGTCGCGTCGAGCGGGGCCGACCTGCTGTTGTTCCCGTCCGCCTACGAGGCTGAGCTCGTTCGTCGTGAGTATCCGGCCGTTGCGGCGGCCGCGCTTCCGAGCGTCGTCGTGCCGAATCCGGTGGATACGAAGCTGTTCCGATTCACGCTGCCGGATCGGCCGGCCCTCGCGCCGATGATCGGGTGGGTCGGACGATTGGAAGACCAGAAGAACTGGCGTCACTTCCTCGAGGTGGCGGGCGCTGTCGCCCGGCGTCGTCCGCAGACCGAATTCGTCGTTGTGGGTGGTCTGGCGGCGCCGGAGGTGGTGAAGAGGGAGTTCCGCGAGCGCGTCGCCTCGCTCGACCTGATGGGGCGGCTCCGTTGGATCCCCTCTCTTGCCTACGGCCGGATGCCGGCCCTCTACTCGGCTCTGGCCGCGAGCGGCGGCGCTCTCGTGCCGACGTCGAGCTTCGAGCCCTTCGGCATGACCGTCCTCGAGGCGCAGGCGTGTCGCTGCCCGGTCGTCGCTTCGCGTACGGGTGGTCTGGCGGAACTCGTCGTCGAGGGGGCCACGGGCCTCGGCTTCGAGGTCGATGATACGGATGGCGCGTCGCGCCAAGTGCTGCGGGTGTTGGACGATGCGGGGCTCCGGGCCGCCGTGATCAACGGCGCGAGCGACGCGATCAATGCGCGTTTCGCGGCCGAGCCGGTTGCACGGGCGTACGTCGAGGCCGTGTCAGCCGGCAGTGGTGCCCAGGAGGGCGAGGACGCGTGA